One genomic segment of Aquipluma nitroreducens includes these proteins:
- a CDS encoding Gfo/Idh/MocA family protein, translating into MTENKIIRFAVIGQGHIGKRHAEMIRRNEQCKLVAVCDNKDPKVLGLENIDETFYSSIDELLENEMDNLDVINICVPNGLHFSFSMKALENRKHVVIEKPMALTKTDAEAIIFKSLEVSRNVFCVMQNRYSPPSVWLKEVMDSKILGSIHLVQLNCYWNRDNRYYVDGNWHGTADMDGGTLFTQFSHFIDIMYWLFGDIKNISAKFADFTHQNSTAFEDTGLVSFDFINGGMGTLNYSTAIWDRNLESSITVIGERGTIKVAGQYMNEVAYCHVQDYQMPELVPSNPPNDYGLYKGSAQNHHYVIENIVETLNHGGTISTNALEGMKIVEIIERIYELRPQSIIKPRPVHIKQ; encoded by the coding sequence ATGACTGAAAATAAAATAATACGTTTTGCAGTGATTGGACAAGGTCATATCGGCAAACGCCATGCTGAAATGATACGCAGAAATGAACAATGTAAGCTTGTTGCCGTGTGTGACAACAAGGATCCTAAAGTATTGGGATTGGAAAACATTGATGAAACTTTCTATTCTTCAATAGATGAATTATTGGAAAATGAAATGGATAATCTGGATGTAATCAACATTTGTGTACCCAATGGACTTCACTTCTCTTTCAGCATGAAAGCATTGGAGAACCGCAAACACGTGGTGATTGAAAAACCAATGGCATTGACAAAAACTGATGCTGAAGCCATCATCTTCAAATCATTGGAAGTCTCCAGAAATGTATTTTGTGTCATGCAAAACCGTTACTCTCCTCCATCAGTATGGTTAAAAGAAGTTATGGACTCCAAAATATTGGGAAGTATTCATTTAGTCCAATTAAACTGTTACTGGAATCGCGATAACCGGTATTATGTGGATGGCAACTGGCATGGAACTGCCGATATGGATGGAGGCACTTTATTTACTCAGTTTTCACATTTTATCGATATCATGTACTGGTTGTTTGGAGATATTAAAAACATCTCAGCTAAATTTGCTGATTTTACACATCAGAATTCTACCGCTTTTGAAGATACCGGATTAGTATCGTTTGATTTTATCAACGGAGGAATGGGAACTTTAAATTATTCAACTGCAATATGGGATCGGAATCTGGAATCAAGCATTACAGTCATCGGAGAAAGAGGTACGATTAAAGTGGCCGGACAATACATGAACGAAGTTGCTTATTGCCATGTTCAGGATTATCAAATGCCGGAACTGGTGCCTTCCAATCCACCGAACGATTATGGTCTTTACAAAGGGTCCGCACAAAATCATCATTACGTAATTGAAAATATTGTTGAAACTTTAAACCATGGTGGAACTATTTCAACCAATGCACTAGAAGGCATGAAAATTGTTGAAATCATCGAACGCATTTATGAATTACGCCCACAATCAATTATCAAACCGCGTCCAGTTCATATCAAGCAATAA
- a CDS encoding acyltransferase, with amino-acid sequence MSELNFFAHATSIIDENCQIGNGTKIWHFSHIMSNCIIGEGCNIGQNVVVSPQVVLGRNIKVQNNVSIYTGVICEDDVFLGPSMVFTNVTNPRSAINRKNEYKQTLVKKGATIGANATIICGHNIGEYALIGAGSVITKEVKPYALVVGNPAKQIGWVSEYGHRLSFDENGIAFCQESQDKYFLENETVIKIK; translated from the coding sequence ATGTCCGAACTAAATTTCTTCGCACACGCAACATCAATAATTGATGAAAACTGCCAGATTGGAAATGGAACTAAAATATGGCACTTTTCGCATATCATGAGCAACTGTATAATTGGTGAAGGCTGCAACATCGGTCAAAATGTCGTTGTTTCACCTCAGGTTGTACTTGGCCGGAATATAAAAGTCCAGAACAATGTCTCCATCTATACAGGAGTCATCTGTGAAGATGATGTCTTTCTGGGACCATCCATGGTATTCACCAATGTAACCAATCCACGTTCGGCCATCAATCGCAAAAATGAATACAAACAAACGCTGGTAAAAAAAGGAGCAACCATTGGTGCCAATGCCACCATCATTTGCGGACATAACATCGGAGAATATGCCTTAATCGGTGCAGGCTCTGTGATTACCAAGGAAGTTAAACCTTATGCTTTGGTCGTTGGGAATCCGGCCAAACAAATTGGATGGGTAAGTGAATACGGACATCGTCTTTCTTTTGATGAAAATGGAATCGCTTTCTGTCAGGAAAGTCAGGATAAATACTTTCTTGAAAATGAAACAGTAATCAAAATCAAATAA
- a CDS encoding DegT/DnrJ/EryC1/StrS family aminotransferase, with product MVDLFSQYQKIKPQINSAIQDVLDTTDFIKGKQVVEFENNLTKFTGSKYAITCANGTDALQIALMALDLEIGDEVIVPGFTYAATAEVIALLRLIPVMVDVDPKTFNISISELKRAITKKTKAIVPVHLFGQCSDMEPIMKIAQEHKLWIIEDNAQSFGAEYMFSDGTTKQTGTIGHIGSTSFFPTKNLGCFGDGGALFTNDDILAEKIRMIANHGQKIKYHHSIIGCNSRLDTIQAAVLNVKLEHLNEHLNARKKAADFYDNALANWQFGQIPQQINNINHTYNQYTLIIKNGRRDELKSFLAGKGIPSMIYYPIPLYKQDAFNKYVPQGFELPNTEQLCRSVLSVPIHTEMNEDILLKITDTLKSFK from the coding sequence ATGGTTGATTTATTCAGCCAATATCAAAAAATTAAACCACAAATCAATAGTGCTATTCAGGATGTCCTGGATACAACAGACTTTATTAAAGGCAAACAGGTCGTTGAATTCGAAAACAATCTAACAAAATTTACCGGGTCAAAATACGCGATTACGTGTGCAAATGGGACTGATGCTCTTCAGATTGCGTTAATGGCTCTGGATTTAGAAATTGGCGATGAGGTCATCGTTCCAGGATTTACTTATGCAGCGACTGCCGAAGTTATAGCCCTGCTAAGACTTATACCAGTTATGGTTGATGTTGATCCGAAGACCTTCAACATTTCTATTTCTGAACTTAAAAGAGCAATTACAAAAAAAACAAAAGCAATTGTACCTGTTCACCTATTTGGACAATGTTCAGATATGGAACCAATTATGAAGATTGCTCAAGAACATAAACTCTGGATCATTGAAGACAATGCCCAATCCTTTGGAGCTGAATACATGTTTTCTGATGGCACAACTAAACAAACCGGAACAATAGGGCATATTGGCAGTACATCATTCTTCCCAACAAAAAATTTAGGTTGTTTTGGTGATGGTGGTGCGTTGTTTACGAATGATGATATATTGGCTGAAAAAATTAGGATGATTGCCAATCATGGACAGAAGATAAAATACCATCATTCAATTATTGGTTGTAATTCCCGTCTCGATACCATTCAGGCAGCAGTTTTAAATGTAAAACTTGAACATCTGAACGAACATCTGAATGCACGTAAAAAAGCAGCAGATTTTTATGACAATGCACTTGCCAATTGGCAATTCGGTCAAATTCCGCAACAGATAAACAATATAAATCATACTTATAATCAATATACCCTTATAATAAAGAATGGTAGAAGGGATGAACTAAAATCCTTTTTAGCGGGAAAGGGGATTCCATCCATGATTTATTACCCCATTCCATTGTATAAACAGGATGCCTTTAATAAGTACGTTCCTCAAGGTTTTGAACTACCCAATACAGAACAATTATGCCGTTCGGTTTTATCGGTTCCTATTCATACTGAGATGAATGAGGATATTCTATTGAAGATTACTGATACGCTGAAGTCATTCAAATAA
- a CDS encoding GNVR domain-containing protein: MSTQPISNPKPPVTNDDEIDLLELAKTFWNGRSIILKSILIAGILGVAIALLSPKEYTATTTIVPQASSSTSKLGGLSSLAAMAGFNLDNATSGDVLSPTVYPEIVSSVPFQMELMNTSFTVKSLNHPISLYEYYTEIASKQLSSLIGKYTIGLPGVIITAIKGDSEQRINPENRGPIELTQKQEKVRKMIAEQVTINLDSKQGFITLQAAFPEAMLSAQVADQARELLQKYITRFKIEKASDKLSFIEQRFEEKKKEFEKAQIRLASFSDQNKNVTSAVARTEESRLQGDYTIAMNVYNELAKQLEQAKIQVKEETPVFSILEPAMVPNEKSKPKKLMIVFIWLFLGGIVGTGMVFGKEYLKDIKTKWNNQ, encoded by the coding sequence ATGAGCACCCAACCAATCTCCAATCCCAAACCACCCGTTACGAACGACGACGAAATAGATTTGCTGGAACTGGCAAAAACCTTTTGGAATGGCCGAAGCATCATTCTTAAATCGATATTGATTGCAGGAATTCTGGGAGTTGCCATTGCATTGCTGTCGCCCAAAGAATACACGGCTACCACAACCATAGTTCCACAAGCTTCCTCATCAACAAGCAAACTAGGAGGCTTATCTTCATTGGCAGCAATGGCTGGTTTTAATCTGGATAATGCAACCTCTGGAGATGTACTTTCGCCTACAGTTTATCCCGAAATTGTGTCTTCTGTTCCTTTCCAAATGGAACTCATGAATACTTCTTTTACCGTTAAATCTTTAAATCATCCAATAAGTCTGTATGAATATTATACTGAAATTGCCAGTAAACAATTAAGCTCTCTTATTGGCAAATACACTATTGGCCTTCCTGGTGTAATCATTACTGCGATCAAAGGCGATTCGGAGCAGAGAATAAATCCAGAGAATAGGGGTCCTATTGAATTAACTCAGAAACAAGAAAAGGTTCGGAAGATGATTGCCGAGCAGGTAACCATTAACTTAGATTCCAAACAAGGGTTTATCACACTCCAAGCTGCTTTTCCTGAAGCAATGCTCTCGGCACAAGTCGCAGACCAGGCTCGCGAATTGCTCCAGAAATACATCACACGTTTTAAAATCGAAAAAGCATCAGATAAGTTGTCTTTCATTGAACAACGCTTCGAGGAAAAGAAGAAAGAATTTGAAAAGGCGCAGATTCGCCTTGCATCTTTTAGCGATCAAAACAAGAATGTGACCAGCGCGGTGGCACGTACAGAAGAATCGCGCTTACAGGGAGATTACACCATTGCCATGAACGTGTACAACGAATTGGCTAAACAATTGGAACAAGCCAAAATTCAGGTCAAAGAAGAAACCCCGGTTTTTTCCATTTTAGAGCCTGCAATGGTTCCAAACGAAAAGTCAAAACCCAAGAAACTAATGATTGTATTCATCTGGCTTTTTTTAGGAGGAATTGTTGGAACGGGAATGGTATTTGGGAAAGAATACCTGAAAGACATAAAGACAAAATGGAATAACCAATAG
- a CDS encoding SLBB domain-containing protein — translation MKKISLFIGVLICFYASVTLQAQNPASINVNNLSDQQIQQIVTQVNARGLTIDQAAQMAQMQGATPVQIEQLKRRIQELNFSKVDSTTNQTTKKSQKIKLKKEVYSEKAIVETTPENKRIFGFQFFNSDKLTFEPPVNMPTPQNYVLGIDDELTVSIWGASQQTYQLPINTNGAINIPDIGQIYVSGMEFAKAKELIKKRLISIYQGMDEQNPNTYGDVSISNLRSIKVNVIGEAMAPGTYTLPSTASAFNALYLSGGPNENGSFRNIQLIRDNKIVKTIDVYDYMINANMDGNIQLREQDIIYIPTYQKRVEAAGAFKRTGIFELSEKEKLSDLIRYLGGFTDQAFKAQLSLTRITDTEKKVIDINQSIYESFVPNNGDSIVASEVIKRFENRINISGAVFRPGTYELTEGLTLSGLIKKAQGVTENYFSSRGLIVRLQNNLAPMTLSFNVDDILKGTNDIKLQREDQVIIQDIFSMREKRTIQILGEVQNPGVYPFSDNMTLKDMIFKAGGFTEAASESFIELARRHNYAESNLMSDELVKLYQFNIDRKLNLDAKGDTLHLQPFDYIYVRKAPSYHQQRTVFITGEVRFPGAYSIGSKKERISDLIKRSGGLTPDAFIKGARMKRSNPDSIQKAEILRNNLPDSLITKAEKQISSDKLELRLDDIMKKPGSAFDYMLKDGDQIIIPEVSQEVRISGEVQNPIGLAYQSGKSLKYFINRSGGFSDNAKKSKTFVIYSDGTTQVTRVFLGHNYPTVEPGCQIIVPQKPEKQRIDNTGKWLGIASTMATVAIAIATLVK, via the coding sequence ATGAAAAAAATAAGCTTATTCATTGGTGTACTTATCTGCTTTTATGCATCTGTTACTCTACAGGCTCAAAATCCTGCAAGTATTAATGTCAATAATCTTTCTGACCAACAGATTCAGCAAATCGTTACCCAAGTAAATGCACGGGGTCTGACTATCGATCAGGCGGCACAAATGGCACAAATGCAAGGGGCAACACCCGTTCAGATTGAGCAATTGAAACGCCGGATACAGGAACTCAATTTTTCCAAAGTAGATTCTACAACCAATCAGACAACTAAAAAGTCACAAAAAATTAAGTTAAAAAAGGAAGTCTATTCTGAAAAAGCAATTGTTGAAACCACACCAGAGAACAAACGGATTTTTGGATTTCAGTTTTTCAACTCAGACAAATTGACCTTTGAACCTCCTGTTAACATGCCAACTCCTCAAAACTATGTATTGGGAATTGATGATGAATTAACCGTTTCCATCTGGGGAGCTAGTCAACAAACGTACCAATTACCCATTAATACAAACGGAGCTATTAATATTCCGGACATTGGGCAAATCTATGTTTCCGGTATGGAATTCGCCAAAGCAAAAGAACTCATCAAGAAACGGTTAATCTCCATTTATCAAGGCATGGATGAACAGAATCCGAACACATATGGCGATGTAAGTATCAGTAACCTGCGATCCATCAAAGTGAACGTAATTGGCGAGGCAATGGCTCCCGGAACCTATACCCTACCATCAACTGCTTCAGCATTTAATGCGTTATATCTTTCAGGAGGGCCTAATGAAAATGGATCATTCCGTAACATCCAACTGATCCGCGACAACAAAATAGTAAAAACCATTGATGTTTACGATTACATGATTAATGCCAATATGGATGGAAATATACAACTGCGCGAGCAGGATATCATTTATATTCCAACCTACCAAAAACGGGTTGAGGCAGCTGGTGCATTTAAACGAACAGGAATATTTGAACTTAGCGAAAAAGAAAAGCTTTCAGATCTGATTCGTTACCTGGGAGGATTCACTGATCAGGCATTCAAAGCCCAACTATCACTGACACGTATCACCGATACCGAGAAAAAAGTAATCGACATCAATCAATCGATTTATGAAAGCTTTGTACCTAACAATGGCGATTCAATTGTTGCCTCCGAAGTAATCAAACGATTCGAAAACCGGATCAACATCTCGGGTGCAGTTTTCCGTCCGGGAACCTACGAATTGACCGAAGGACTTACTCTTTCTGGCCTGATCAAGAAAGCACAGGGAGTTACCGAAAACTATTTCAGTAGCCGCGGATTGATTGTCCGCCTTCAAAACAACCTTGCCCCAATGACTTTATCATTTAACGTTGACGATATCTTAAAGGGAACCAATGACATTAAACTACAACGTGAAGATCAGGTCATCATTCAGGATATTTTCAGCATGCGCGAGAAAAGAACAATTCAAATTCTGGGAGAAGTACAGAACCCGGGTGTATATCCATTTTCAGACAACATGACCTTAAAAGATATGATATTCAAGGCTGGAGGATTTACCGAAGCGGCCAGTGAATCGTTTATTGAACTGGCTCGCCGCCATAATTATGCTGAATCTAACCTGATGAGCGATGAACTGGTTAAATTGTATCAGTTTAACATCGACAGAAAATTGAATCTGGATGCTAAAGGCGACACCCTTCATTTGCAACCCTTCGACTATATTTATGTGCGAAAAGCTCCTTCTTATCATCAACAGCGAACAGTTTTCATCACAGGAGAAGTGCGTTTTCCGGGAGCATACAGCATCGGATCGAAGAAAGAACGTATTTCAGACCTCATTAAGCGTTCAGGAGGCTTAACGCCCGATGCTTTTATTAAAGGGGCACGCATGAAACGAAGCAATCCTGATTCCATCCAAAAGGCAGAAATTCTTCGAAATAATTTACCCGATAGTTTAATTACTAAAGCTGAAAAACAAATATCAAGTGACAAACTGGAATTACGACTCGATGATATTATGAAAAAACCGGGGTCTGCATTCGATTATATGCTTAAAGATGGCGACCAAATCATCATACCTGAAGTATCTCAGGAAGTTCGTATTTCTGGGGAAGTACAAAACCCAATAGGACTGGCTTACCAAAGTGGAAAAAGTCTGAAATATTTCATCAACCGTTCAGGTGGGTTTAGCGACAATGCAAAAAAAAGCAAAACCTTTGTGATCTATAGTGACGGGACAACTCAGGTTACCCGAGTTTTCCTTGGTCATAATTATCCAACAGTTGAACCGGGTTGTCAGATTATTGTTCCTCAAAAACCTGAAAAACAACGCATCGATAATACCGGGAAATGGTTGGGCATTGCCAGTACCATGGCTACTGTAGCCATTGCCATTGCGACATTAGTAAAATAG
- a CDS encoding ArsR family transcriptional regulator, producing the protein MIEGLITSKTRIRLLLKFFLNSETKSYLRSLESEFGESSNSIRVELNKMEKAKLLNSTNDGNKKMYFANISHPLFEDINNILKKFVGIDQIIDKITSQLGDLQAAYLTGDFATGQDSQIIDMVLIGNKLDRELIDSLVLKAEEFISRSIKYIILSQEELIRVFRNKPVLLIWRSETINACTNLN; encoded by the coding sequence ATGATTGAAGGCCTGATTACATCAAAAACGCGCATTAGACTTTTGCTCAAATTCTTTCTAAACAGTGAAACAAAGAGTTACCTGAGAAGCCTGGAATCTGAATTCGGCGAATCAAGCAACTCAATCCGGGTTGAATTAAATAAAATGGAAAAAGCTAAACTTCTTAATTCAACCAACGATGGCAATAAAAAAATGTATTTTGCAAACATCAGTCACCCGCTATTCGAGGATATCAATAATATCCTAAAGAAATTTGTTGGCATTGACCAGATCATTGATAAAATTACGAGTCAGCTTGGAGATCTTCAGGCTGCCTACCTAACTGGTGATTTTGCCACTGGACAAGATTCTCAAATTATTGATATGGTTCTGATTGGAAATAAGCTAGACCGGGAGCTGATCGATTCACTCGTTTTAAAAGCTGAAGAATTCATTAGCCGATCTATTAAATACATTATTCTTAGTCAGGAAGAGTTGATCCGGGTATTCAGGAATAAGCCAGTGCTGCTGATCTGGCGATCTGAAACAATAAATGCTTGTACAAATCTAAATTAA
- a CDS encoding UpxY family transcription antiterminator, with product MANDSLNNTYKWYAAYTDSRAEKKVCQELTKKDIDCYLPLKIEKKQWSDRVKVVENPLIRGYIFVKVSTREYYEVLNIPAVRRYVCFEGFPTAIPENQISDLKYFVQNMNTEVEVTSERISKGTFVKIVSGPMSGISGEVVEIRGKRSIVLRFNDLGFCVHADLGTNEVELLNK from the coding sequence ATAAATGGTATGCAGCCTACACTGATTCCAGAGCAGAAAAAAAAGTATGCCAGGAATTGACAAAAAAAGACATAGACTGCTATTTACCATTAAAGATTGAAAAAAAACAATGGAGCGACCGGGTAAAAGTCGTAGAAAATCCATTGATTCGTGGGTATATTTTTGTAAAAGTCAGCACTCGTGAATATTACGAGGTTCTCAACATACCTGCTGTACGCAGATATGTTTGTTTCGAAGGCTTTCCGACCGCGATTCCTGAAAACCAGATCAGCGACCTCAAGTATTTTGTACAAAACATGAATACGGAAGTTGAAGTGACATCTGAACGAATATCAAAAGGTACTTTTGTGAAAATTGTTTCCGGTCCTATGTCAGGCATATCAGGAGAAGTTGTTGAAATTCGGGGGAAACGCAGCATTGTTTTACGCTTTAATGATTTGGGATTCTGCGTTCACGCTGACTTGGGAACCAATGAAGTAGAGCTATTGAACAAATAA